The Puntigrus tetrazona isolate hp1 unplaced genomic scaffold, ASM1883169v1 S000000283, whole genome shotgun sequence genome contains a region encoding:
- the star2 gene encoding steroidogenic acute regulatory protein, mitochondrial: MLPAVLKLSCGITYPHLRSMAGLQRAALAVFGQEIAHLQSRGQIALSARSPLRWTEKTEAAEQKTSSLADEDVFYQKQGEAALEEALKIVESEDGWKLETAERNGDVIYSKVLTGNRKVFRLEAELKASPEELHDILFFRVEEMHEWNPSIRRIKVLRHVGRNTMVTHEVSAETAGNLIGQRDFLSVRHSSKRESRVYLGGVSTWLESLPPQPGFVRAEDGPTCIILQPLEERPDHSRFIWLLNMDIKGWLPQSLVNKALSRVQTDFTGHLRRRLDAQKHRH; encoded by the exons ATGCTGCCGGCCGTCCTGAAGCTCAGCTGTGGAATCACATACCCACATCTGCGGAGCATGGCAG GTCTGCAGCGAGCGGCTCTGGCGGTGTTCGGCCAGGAGATCGCACACTTGCAGAGCAGAGGACAAATCGCCCTTTCGGCACGGAGCCCTTTGAGATGGACTGAAA AGACTGAGGCGGCGGAGCAGAAGACGTCTTCACTGGCCGATGAGGACGTGTTTTATCAGAAACAAGGAGAAGCAGCGCTGGAGGAAGCTCTGAAGATCGTTGAGTCTGAGGACGGATGGAAACTGGAGACGGCCGAG AGGAACGGGGATGTGATCTACAGTAAAGTCCTCACAGGCAACAGGAAGGTTTTCCGATTAGAGGCTGAGCTGAAAGCGTCTCCGGAGGAACTTCACGACATCTTGTTCTTCAGGGTGGAGGAGATGCACGAATGGAACCCCAGCATCAGACGCATCAAA GTGCTGAGACACGTGGGCAGAAACACCATGGTTACCCACGAGGTTTCGGCAGAAACGGCGGGAAACCTGATCGGCCAGCGGGACTTTCTGAGCGTCAGACATTCGTCCAAGCGCGAGTCACGTGTTTATTTGGGCGGAGTCTCGACGTGGTTGGAGTCCCTGCCGCCTCAGCCGGGGTTTGTCAG AGCTGAGGACGGACCCACCTGCATCATCCTGCAGCCGCTCGAGGAGCGTCCTGACCACAGCCGCTTCATCTGGCTGCTCAACATGGACATCAAG GGCTGGCTCCCACAGTCTCTGGTGAACAAGGCTCTTTCTCGAGTGCAGACGGACTTCACTGGACACCTGCGGCGGCGTCTGGACGCTCAGAAGCACAGACACTGA
- the tbata gene encoding protein TBATA isoform X2, with translation MEKAACETLATSRTSTRGSLRFGSLSHHSFFSRHNPHPHRVRHMQGLNGKPVCTVNDDWFGFTPLCPHPLIRSQVSGSRSSVFLTPEIGSERSGPRAALISESWREELKDLATKVSVSTAAEAPRDQREPSDEDVPRRKTQYSSQSGRIIPVSSRGGKKRSRTSHKRLEGVELKVLELLCQILQTDSLSMVQQWLLLAGDREKELVQGLLQQAMADSGSLTQQTSGSELLPLTSQDLPDHVFLNSSVSRRRISSHPEETLPDKPERIGEAEVLTLYPEDTS, from the exons ATGGAGAAAGCTGCGTGTGAGACGCTGGCCACCAGCAGGACTTCCACTAGAGGCAGCCTGCGCTTCGGGAGCCTCAGCCATCACTCCTTCTTCTCCAGACACAACCCTCATCCTCACAGGGTCAGACATATGCAAG GGTTGAACGGTAAGCCGGTGTGTACGGTGAACGACGACTGGTTCGGCTTCACTCCGCTCTGTCCTCATCCCCTCATCAGGAGTCAAGTGTCTGGGAGCCGCTCCTCGGTGTTTCTCACCCCTGAGATCGGCTCGGAGCGCTCTGGACCGCGAGCAG CTCTGATCTCTGAAAGCTGGCGTGAGGAGCTGAAGGACTTGGCCACTAAAGTCAGTGTTTCCACGGCGGCTGAGGCTCCGCGGGACCAGAGAGAG CCGTCAGACGAGGACGTCCCTCGCAGGAAGACGCAGTACTCGTCTCAGTCGGGCCGGATCATCCCCGTCTCGTCCCGGGGAGGGAAGAAGCGCAGCAGGACGTCTCACAAGCGTCTGGAGGGAGTCGAGCTCAAG GTGCTGGAGCTCCTGTGTCAGATCCTGCAGACCGATTCTCTCTCCATGGTTCAGCAGTGGCTTCTGTTGGCCGGCGACCGAG AGAAAGAGCTGGTTCAGGGCTTACTCCAGCAGGCCATGGCCGACTCCGGCTCTCTGACTCAGCAGACGTCTGGATCTGAGCTTCTGCCGCTGACGTCTCAAGATCTGCCCGATCACGTCTTCCTCAACTCGTCTGTCAGCCGCAGGAGGATCAG CTCACATCCTGAAGAGACATTACCGGACAAACCAG AGCGGATCGGAGAGGCAGAAGTTCTCACGCTGTACCCAGAAGACACGTCGTGA
- the tbata gene encoding protein TBATA isoform X1, with protein MLLSPAPSIGFFFPFPPEVMEKAACETLATSRTSTRGSLRFGSLSHHSFFSRHNPHPHRVRHMQGLNGKPVCTVNDDWFGFTPLCPHPLIRSQVSGSRSSVFLTPEIGSERSGPRAALISESWREELKDLATKVSVSTAAEAPRDQREPSDEDVPRRKTQYSSQSGRIIPVSSRGGKKRSRTSHKRLEGVELKVLELLCQILQTDSLSMVQQWLLLAGDREKELVQGLLQQAMADSGSLTQQTSGSELLPLTSQDLPDHVFLNSSVSRRRISSHPEETLPDKPERIGEAEVLTLYPEDTS; from the exons atgcttttaTCTCCAGCACCGAgcattggattttttttcccctttcctcCAGAGGTTATGGAGAAAGCTGCGTGTGAGACGCTGGCCACCAGCAGGACTTCCACTAGAGGCAGCCTGCGCTTCGGGAGCCTCAGCCATCACTCCTTCTTCTCCAGACACAACCCTCATCCTCACAGGGTCAGACATATGCAAG GGTTGAACGGTAAGCCGGTGTGTACGGTGAACGACGACTGGTTCGGCTTCACTCCGCTCTGTCCTCATCCCCTCATCAGGAGTCAAGTGTCTGGGAGCCGCTCCTCGGTGTTTCTCACCCCTGAGATCGGCTCGGAGCGCTCTGGACCGCGAGCAG CTCTGATCTCTGAAAGCTGGCGTGAGGAGCTGAAGGACTTGGCCACTAAAGTCAGTGTTTCCACGGCGGCTGAGGCTCCGCGGGACCAGAGAGAG CCGTCAGACGAGGACGTCCCTCGCAGGAAGACGCAGTACTCGTCTCAGTCGGGCCGGATCATCCCCGTCTCGTCCCGGGGAGGGAAGAAGCGCAGCAGGACGTCTCACAAGCGTCTGGAGGGAGTCGAGCTCAAG GTGCTGGAGCTCCTGTGTCAGATCCTGCAGACCGATTCTCTCTCCATGGTTCAGCAGTGGCTTCTGTTGGCCGGCGACCGAG AGAAAGAGCTGGTTCAGGGCTTACTCCAGCAGGCCATGGCCGACTCCGGCTCTCTGACTCAGCAGACGTCTGGATCTGAGCTTCTGCCGCTGACGTCTCAAGATCTGCCCGATCACGTCTTCCTCAACTCGTCTGTCAGCCGCAGGAGGATCAG CTCACATCCTGAAGAGACATTACCGGACAAACCAG AGCGGATCGGAGAGGCAGAAGTTCTCACGCTGTACCCAGAAGACACGTCGTGA